One genomic segment of Hypomesus transpacificus isolate Combined female chromosome 5, fHypTra1, whole genome shotgun sequence includes these proteins:
- the camkk1a gene encoding LOW QUALITY PROTEIN: calcium/calmodulin-dependent protein kinase kinase 1 (The sequence of the model RefSeq protein was modified relative to this genomic sequence to represent the inferred CDS: deleted 2 bases in 1 codon), producing MARLAVRSFQTFQSFWDRGLDRGLDRGLDRGLDRGLVLAWMPGADFTQTSPPLPEGPKAAQGQQPKVLGPLDRVYQEIAILKKLDHVNIVKLVEVLDDPAEDNLHMVFELMRKGPVMEVPCDSPFSEEQTRLYFRDIVLGIEYLHYQKIVHRDIKPSNLLLGDDGHVKIADFGVSNQFEGNDALLSSTAGTPAFMAPETLSDNLKSFSGKALDVWAMGVTLYCFLFGKCPFIDEYILALHNKIRTKCVEFPESKDLNKELQALILRMLDKNPDNRITIPEIKLDPWVTLWSMEPMPLEEEHCTVVEVTEEEVQNSVKFVPSLSAVILVKAMLRKRSFSNPFECPSRREERSMSAPGNLLMDSWPFRPSFKLHPSLRKGSSGEGSREGELEDLHEDEPSS from the exons ATGGCCAGACTGGCAGTTAGGTCGTTTCAGACGTTCCAGTCGTTTTGGGACAGAGGCCTGGACAGAGGCCTGGACAGAGGCCTGGACAGAGGCCTGGACAGAGGCCTGGTTCTGGCCTGGATGCCGGGGGCTGATTTCACCCAGAC GtcgccccccctcccagagggcCCAAAAGCTGCCCAGGGCCAGCAGCCCAAAGTCCTGGGTCCCCTGGACAGGGTC TACCAAGAGATCGCCATCCTGAAAAAGCTGGACCATGTCAACATTGTCAAACTGGTGGAG GTGTTGGATGACCCTGCTGAGGACAACCTGCACATGG TGTTTGAGTTGATGCGGAAGGG TCCAGTGATGGAGGTGCCATGTGACAGCCCCTTCTCTGAGGAGCAGACGAGGCTGTATTTCAGGGATATTGTCCTGGGCATCGAGTACT TGCACTACCAGAAGATAGTCCATCGGGACATCAAGCCCTCCAACCTGCTGCTAGGGGACGACGGCCACGTGAAGATCGCTGACTTTGGAGTCAGCAACCAGTTTGAGGGCAACGATGCCCTTCTGTCCAGCACAGCGGGCACCCCCGCCTTCATGGCGCCAGAGACCTTGTCCGACAACCTCAAGAGCTTCAGTGGCAAG GCGCTGGATGTGTGGGCCATGGGCGTGACTCTCTACTGCTTCTTATTCGGGAAG TGCCCCTTCATTGATGAATACATCCTGGCTTTACACAATAAGATCAGGACCAAGTGCGTGGAGTTTCCAGAATC GAAAGACCTCAATAAGGAGCTGCAAGCGCTCATCCTGAGAATGCTGGATAAGAACCCAGACAACAGGATCACCATACCTGAGAtcaag CTGGACCCGTGGGTGACCCTGTGGTCCATGGAGCCCATgccgctggaggaggagcactgCACAGTGGTGGaggtgacggaggaggaggtgcagaacTCCGTCAAGTTTGTCCCCAGCCTGTCTGCTGTG atcctGGTGAAGGCCATGCTGAGAAAGCGCTCCTTCAGCAATCCCTTTGAGTGTcccagcaggagggaggagaggtccATGTCTGCACCCGGAAACCTGCTCAT GGACTCGTGGCCGTTCCGCCCCTCTTTTAAACTCCACCCCTCTTTAAG gAAAGGCAGCAGTGGTGAGGGttcgagggagggagagctggaggactTGCACGAAGACGAGCCCTCGTCCTGA
- the atp2a3 gene encoding sarcoplasmic/endoplasmic reticulum calcium ATPase 1 produces the protein MENAHTKSASEVLENFGVNENTGLTLEQVKINLEKYGPNELPAEEGKSLWELVAEQFEDLLVRILLLAACVSFVLALFEEGEETVTAFVEPIVILLILIANAVIGVWQERNAENAIEALKEYEPEMGKVYRMNRKAVQRIKAREIVPGDIVEVAVGDKVPADIRVTSIKSTTLRVDQSILTGESVSVIKHTDPVPDPRAVNQDKKNMLFSGTNIASGRAIGIVVSTAVSTEIGKIRNQMAATEQEKTPLQQKLDEFGEQLSKVISLICVAVWVINIGHFGDPVHGGSWVRGAIYYFKIAVALAVAAIPEGLPAVITTCLALGTRRMAKKNAIVRSLPSVETLGCTSVICSDKTGTLTTNQMSVCRVGGTRGRAVYNNDSKSSYYINNNNNKPLFMLHISYKLNICYCACYSIQMLNISVCLVSGCLCSRHPLHFCSVNDIMLCVSVCLL, from the exons ATGGAAAACGCGCACACTAAATCAGCATCGGAAGTTCTAGAGAACTTCGGTGTGAACGAAAACACTGGACTGACACTTGAACAAGTGAAAATCAATTTAGAAAAATATGGACCAAACG AGCTCCCAGCTGAAGAAG gcaAGTCCCTGTGGGAGCTGGTGGCCGAGCAGTTCGAGGACCTCTTGGTTAGGATCCTCTTGCTTGCAGCCTGCGTCTCTTTC gtgTTGGCTTTGtttgaggaaggggaggagaccgTCACTGCCTTCGTTGAGCCTATCGTCATCCTGCTCATCCTCATTGCCAATGCAGTGATCGGCGTCTGGCAG GAGCGAAACGCCGAGAACGCCATCGAGGCTCTGAAGGAGTACGAGCCGGAGATGGGGAAGGTGTACCGGATGAACCGTAAAGCTGTCCAGAGGATCAAAGCCAGGGAGATCGTCCCCGGAGACATCGTGGAGGTGGCAG TGGGCGACAAGGTTCCTGCGGACATCAGGGTGACCTCCATCAAATCCACCACCCTGAGAGTGGACCAGTCCATCCTCACAG GAGAGTCTGTGTCTGTCATCAAACACACCGACCCTGTCCCGGACCCTCGCGCCGTCAATCAGGACAAGAAGAACATGCTGTTTTCT ggcACCAACATCGCTTCCGGACGCGCCATCGGCATCGTGGTCTCCACCGCCGTCTCCACGGAGATCGGTAAGATCCGGAACCAGATGGCGGCCACGGAGCAGGAGAAGACCCCGCTGCAGCAGAAGCTAGACGAGTTTGGCGAGCAGCTGTCCAAGGTCATCTCCCTGATCTGTGTGGCCGTGTGGGTCATCAACATCGGACACTTCGGAGACCCGGTCCACGGGGGCTCATGGGTGCGCGGCGCCATCTACTACTTTAAGATCGCCGTGGCGCTGGCCGTGGCCGCCATCCCAGAGGGCTTGCCGGCCGTCATCACCACCTGCCTGGCCCTGGGCACGCGCCGCATGGCCAAGAAGAACGCCATCGTCAGGTCCCTGCCCTCCGTGGAGACCCTGGGCTGCACCTCCGTCATCTGCTCCGACAAGACGGGCACCCTCACCACCAATCAGATGTCTGTCTGCAGGGTAGGTGGGACCAGAGGGAGGGCGgtatataataatgatagtaaGAGTAGttattatattaataataataataataagcctTTATTTATgttgcacatttcatacaagctAAATATATGCTACTGTGCATGCTATTCCATCCAAATGTTGAATATTTCAGTTTGTTTGGTGTCTGGATGTTTGTGTTCCAGACACCCTCTGCATTTCTGCAGTGTAAATGATAttatgctgtgtgtgagtgtgtgtttgttataa